A window from Primulina eburnea isolate SZY01 chromosome 2, ASM2296580v1, whole genome shotgun sequence encodes these proteins:
- the LOC140824708 gene encoding protein ADP-ribosyltransferase PARP3, which yields MKVHDKRSHSVDEDKMVKRKHKAEGKAPEPDQSPKKAKTENESNQDNGKSTEGIKEEFKNFCKATSEHLSIKQMREILESNGQDPGGSDDAVVPRCQDILFYGPLDNCPICDGSLEVCGSSYSCRGSYSEWSSCPYSTRDPPRRENPIEFPDSVKDSAVADLLRRHRDLKTRPQRELPTDKPFKGMMISLSGRLTRTHQYWKSKIEKHGGKVVNSIAGATCVVVTPSERDRGGSSKLADAMQRGIPVVREAWLSDSIEKKEAQPLDAYVVVGGKGIPLDKQDASDDAFETITAELKVYGKRGVHKDTKLQDEGGQILEEDGILYNCTFAASDRARGVNECCILQLIVVPENRLHMYYKRGKIGDNSNMEERLDEWENVGDAIKEFSKRFRELTGNEFEPWEMEKKIQKKKHKLFPIDIDDGVEVRHGGLGLRQLGVAAAHSKLEPKVAHIMKILCGQEIYRYALMEIGIDVPDIPFGMLTDRHLKGCEDALLEFVEKLKRQKEIGMKGEAMWSDFSQRMFTLMPSTRPFIFRDSNDLADHVVSAFETVRDINAASRIIGDMSGSTLDDPLFEVYKKLRCSISPVEKEAHDYKMIAKYLEKTYEPVKVGEISYGISIENVFSVELSACPSLEEMKKLPNKVLLWCGTRSSNMLRHLQKGLLLAPCSLPVPGYMFGKAIVCSDAASEAARYGFTAVDRPEGFLILAIASMGENLTELITTPEDSASLEEKKHGVIGRGRKKTDESEHFVWKDDIKVPCGRLIPSEHNNSPLEYNEYAIYDPQQVTVRFLVAVKFEEKDVVYDVEE from the exons ATGAAG GTTCATGATAAAAGATCACATTCAGTTGACGAGGACAAAATGGTAAAAAGGAAGCATAAAGCAGAGGGAAAGGCACCCGAACCGGATCAGTCGCCCAAGAAGGCTAAAACAGAGAATGAGAGCAACCAAGATAATGGGAAATCTACCGAAGGCATTAAAGAAGAATTCAAGAATTTCTGCAAAGCCACAAGCGAGCATCTCTCGATCAAGCAGATGCGTGAGATTCTTGAGTCAAACGGACAAGACCCGGGTggttctgatgatgctgttgtTCCAAGATG CCAAGACATCTTGTTTTACGGTCCATTAGACAATTGTCCAATCTGTGATGGCTCGTTGGAGGTCTGTGGCTCGAGTTACTCTTGCAGAGGATCGTATAGTGAATGGTCTTCATGCCCCTACTCCACAAGGGATCCTCCAAGAAGAGAAAATCCGATCGAGTTTCCAGATTCTGTTAAAGATTCTGCTGTTGCAGAT ttACTGAGAAGACACCGAGATTTGAAAACTCGGCCTCAGAGGGAGCTTCCCACCGATAAACCTTTCAAGGGGATGATGATTTCTCTTTCGGGTCGTTTAACTCGAACGCAT CAATATTGGAAGTCAAAGATAGAGAAACATGGTGGGAAAGTTGTAAACTCCATCGCTG GTGCTACTTGTGTAGTTGTGACTCCGAGTGAGAGGGATCGAGGCGGATCAAGCAAGTTGGCCGATGCAATGCAA AGAGGCATACCAGTGGTAAGGGAAGCTTGGTTAAGTGACAGCATAGAGAAAAAAGAAGCGCAGCCTCTCGATGCCTATGTTGTTGTGGGCGGTAAAGGTATTCCTTTGGATAAGCAGGATGCAAGTGATGATGCTTTTGAAACCATCACAGCTGAG CTTAAGGTATATGGAAAGAGAGGTGTACACAAGGACACAAAGTTGCAGGATGAAGGTGGACAAATACTAGAGGAGGATGGAATTTTGTACAATTGCACATTTGCAGCTTCTGACCGTGCTCGAGGAGTGAACGA ATGTTGCATTTTGCAACTGATTGTTGTGCCCGAAAATCGTCTTCACATGTACTATAAGAGGGGAAAGATAGGTGATAATTCGAACATGGAAGAGAGATTAGACGAGTGGGAAAATGTTGGCGATGCCATTAAGGAGTTCTCTAAACGTTTTAGAGAGTTGACTGGAAATGAATTTGAACCATGGGAGATGGAGAAGAAAATCCAGAAGAAGAAGCACAAACTCTTTCCTATTGACATT GATGATGGGGTCGAAGTTAGACACGGTGGTTTAGGCCTTAGACAACTCGGGGTTGCGGCTGCACATAGCAAGCTCGAACCCAAGGTGGCGCATATCATGAAAATCCTGTGTGGCCAGGAGATTTATCG GTATGCTTTGATGGAAATAGGGATAGATGTTCCGGATATACCTTTTGGTATGTTGACGGATCGCCATTTAAAAGGAT GTGAAGATGCTCTTTTGGAATTTGTGGAGAAACTGAAGCGGCAGAAAGAAATAGGGATGAAGGGGGAAGCAATGTGGTCCGATTTTAGCCAAAGGATGTTTACTCTTATGCCTTCAACAAGACCGTTTATTTTCCGAGATTCTAATGATCTTGCTGATCAT GTTGTGTCTGCATTCGAGACCGTAAGAGATATAAACGCAGCTTCACGGATCATAGGAGATATGTCCGGTTCGACCCTTGATGACCCTCTATTTGAAGTATATAAGAAATTGAGATGTTCCATATCTCCTGTAGAGAAAGAAGCCCATGATTACAAGATGATAGCAAAATATCTGGAGAAAACTTATGAACCTGTCAAAGTCGGAGAAATT AGTTATGGAATATCGATTGAGAATGTTTTTTCCGTGGAATTGAGTGCTTGCCCTTCTCTGGAGGAAATGAAGAAACTACCTAACAAAGTCCTCCTGTGGTGTG GTACTCGAAGTTCGAATATGCTGCGTCATCTTCAGAAAGGATTGTTGCTCGCTCCATGCTCTCTACCGGTCCCTGGATACATG TTTGGGAAGGCTATAGTTTGTTCAGATGCTGCATCAGAAGCAGCCCGGTATGGTTTCACCGCCGTAGATCGGCCAGAAGGATTCCTGATCTTGGCCATTGCATCGATGGGTGAAAATTTAACAGAATTGATCACCACGCCAGAG GATTCAGCATCCCTTGAAGAGAAGAAACATGGAGTCATAGGTCGTGGCCGGAAGAAAACCGATGAATCGGAGCATTTCGTATGGAAAGACGACATAAAAGTGCCATGTGGTCGACTGATCCCATCGGAGCACAATAATAGTCCTCTCGAGTACAATGAATATGCAATCTACGATCCCCAACAG GTCACCGTAAGGTTTCTGGTGGCTGTAAAGTTTGAAGAGAAAGATGTAGTGTACGATGTAGAAGAGTAA
- the LOC140823180 gene encoding uncharacterized protein — MHIEKNVFENIFNTILNVPGRTKDNAKSREDLKEFCNRPELHRDDISNIYPKACYSLDKHSKVVLCNWLRNLKFSDGYASKMSRCVDMAKLKMFGMKSHDCHVFMQRLIPIAFKELLPNNVWQALTELSFFFKDITARSIRYSDMVRMENDIPVILCKLERIFPPSFFDCMEHLPVHLAYEARIAGPVQYRWMYPFERFLRRLKNNVRNKARVEGSISNAYLVEEASYFCNHYFSASVKTRLRKQSRNDEGDNSQAGDVSNVSIFNFNGRPMGASRFRRLDDTEYHAARTYILLNCEEVKPYVSIFESELQLNNQSINSRELDSRLQTEFALWFEQYVQQPGANLPDKCLENIAFGPLRKIKSYSGYFVSGFRFHTVRHGATRSTSNSGVTVKGSGNTNNEINYYGNIEEIIEVEYPGLPIKRIVLFKCAWFDPTPKTGTRHHPKYQLFDVNKNKRLHIYEPFIFAVQAAQVVYVTYPNVKRSTDEWLAVCKMQPRSSIQAPIPNVVSSVDNEAFQNEEIGHHIIDVEDITTSHVLTDVEILYEEIDELDEFDENELEIFISSGGDDSENDDAYSNDDV, encoded by the exons ATGCACATCGAGAAAAATGTTTTTGAGAACATATTTAATACCATTCTTAATGTTCCCGGCCGAACAAAAGATAATGCAAAATCGAGAGAAGATCTAAAAGAATTTTGCAACAGGCCAGAATTACATCGAGATGACATATCTAACATATATCCTAAAGCTTGTTATTCATTGGATAAGCATAGCAAAGTAGTATTGTGTAACTGGTTGAGAAATTTAAAGTTCTCGGATGGATATGCATCTAAGATGTCAAGATGTGTTGATATGGCTAAATTGAAGATGTTTGGAATGAAAAGTCACGATTGTCATGTGTTCATGCAAAGATTAATCCCAATTGCTTTCAAGGAATTACTTCCAAATAATGTGTGGCAAGCTCTAACAGAGTTAAGTTTTTTCTTCAAAGACATTACAGCAAGAAGCATAAGATATTCTGACATGGTTCGTATGGAGAATGATATTCCTGTGATACTTTGCAAACTAGAAAGAATATTCCCTCCAAGTTTTTTTGATTGTATGGAGCATCTTCCTGTGCACTTAGCTTATGAAGCTAGAATTGCTGGCCCTGTTCAATATCGATGGATGTATCCTTTTGAGCGATTTCTGCGAAGACTGAAAAACAATGTTCGTAACAAAGCAAGAGTGGAAGGATCAATTTCTAATGCATATTTAGTTGAAGAGGCATCATATTTTTGTAATCATTACTTTAGCGCAAGTGTGAAGACCCGTTTGAGGAAACAATCACGTAATGATGAAGGGGATAATTCACAAGCTGGAGATGTTTCCAATGTTTCTATATTTAATTTCAATGGTCGACCAATGGGTGCTTCTAGGTTCAGACGATTGGATGACACAGAGTACCATGCAGCACGAACATACATACTGCTCAATTGTGAAGAGGTGAAACCATATGTCAG catttttGAGTCTGAGTTACAGTTGAATAATCAATCCATTAACTCACGTGAGCTGGATTCAAGGCTACAAACGGAATTTGCCTTATGGTTTGAACAATAC GTACAACAACCGGGAGCAAATCTACCAGACAAATGTCTAGAAAATATTGCATTTGGTCCATTACGTAAAATTAAATCATATAGTGGATATTTTGTCAGTGGTTTCAGATTCCACACTGTACGTCACGGTGCAACAAGATCTACCAGTAATTCTGGAGTTACTGTAAAAGGTTCGGGCAACACAAACAATGAGATCAATTACTACGGTAACATAGAAGAGATAATCGAAGTGGAATATCCAGGGTTGCCTATCAAGCGTATTGTTTTGTTCAAATGTGCATGGTTCGACCCAACACCAAAAACAGGAACAAGACATCATCCAAAATACCAACTATTTGATGTTAACAAGAACAAAAGACTTCACATCTATGAACCTTTCATTTTTGCAGTCCAAGCTGCTCAAGTCGTTTATGTCACTTACCCAAATGTGAAAAGGTCAACTGATGAATGGTTGGCAGTGTGTAAGATGCAACCAAGATCATCTATTCAAGCACCTATTCCCAATGTTGTATCGTCCGTAGATAATGAAGCTTTCCAGAATGAGGAAATTGGACATCATATCATCGATGTTGAGGATATAACCACATCTCATGTGCTAACAGATGTTGAAATCTTGTATGAGGAGATAGATGAATTAGATGAGTTTGATGAAAATGAATTGGAAATTTTTATATCATCTGGAGGTGATGATAGTGAAAATGATGATGCCTACTCCAATGATGATGTTTAA